One region of Miscanthus floridulus cultivar M001 chromosome 19, ASM1932011v1, whole genome shotgun sequence genomic DNA includes:
- the LOC136526692 gene encoding uncharacterized protein, translating to MGGGLDRLPPKMHRLEFATYDGSEDPLNWLNHCEQFFRGQRWPASDRTWIASYHLRGLAQTWYYALEQDEGMPSWERFVELCRQCFGPPVRGTRLALLGRLPFQSMVQEFADRFQVVSCHARGVSAKQKADLFVGGLPEYIRVDVEMRDPQDI from the coding sequence ATGGGGGGCGGTCTCGACCGCTTGCCGCCCAAGATGCATCGCCTCGAGTTCGCAACGTACGACGGCTCGGAAGACCCCCTGAATTGGCTCAACCACTGCGAGCAATTCTTCCGGGGCCAACGATGGCCGGCCTCCGACAGAACGTGGATTGCGTCGTACCACCTTCGGGGCCTGGCGCAAACCTGGTACTACGCCCTCGAGCAGGATGAGGGCATGCCTTCTTGGGAGCGCTTCGTCGAGCTGTGCCGCCAATGCTTCGGACCGCCAGTTCGCGGTACTCGGCTGGCGTTGTTGGGGCGCTTGCCGTTCCAATCTATGGTCCAGGAGTTCGCCGACCGCTTTCAGGTGGTGTCCTGCCATGCACGTGGCGTCTCGGCCAAACAGAAGGCCGATCTCTTCGTCGGGGGCCTTCCCGAGTACATTCGGGTGGATGTGGAGATGCGCGATCCCCAGGACATCTAG
- the LOC136529825 gene encoding vacuolar-sorting receptor 6-like gives MAARRAPWLAGGLVAVAVQLLMVAVRGRFVVEKSSVRVLAPEHIRGHHDAAIGNFGVPDYGGTLTGVVIYPDKKATGCDEFDAKFKAKSRRPVILLLDRGDCYFALKAWNAQRAGAAAVLIADSVDEQLLTMDSPEASAGTEYVDKINIPSALVNRAFGESLKKMAQKVASGNDGAGEEVIVKLDWRESMPHPDERVEYELWTNSNDECGPRCDEQMAFVRGFRGHAQLLERGGYARFTPHYITWYCPEAFRLTQQCRSQCINHGRYCAPDPEGDFGAGYEGKDVVVENLRQLCVHRVANDTGRPWAWWDYVMDYKIRCSMKEKKYTKTCAEDVVTALGLDLKKVLECMGDPEADADNAVLSKEQEDQIGSGSRGDVTILPTLVINNVQYRGKLERTAVLRAVCAGFKEGTEPRVCLSHDIETNECLHRNGGCWRDEATNVTACQDTYRGRVCECPVVNGVRYEGDGYTDCKPIGPGRCALNNGGCWSETRGQQTFSACTETALTGCRCPSGFHGDGHKCEDLDECREKLACTCPDCQCKNTWGNYECKCKGNQLYIRGEDVCIANNMSKLGWFITIAAVACVVGIGVAGYVFYKYRLRSYMDSEIMSIMSQYMPLDSQNNENQPLRQHDSEALRH, from the exons ATGGCGGCGAGGCGCGCGCCGTGGCTCGCCGGCGGCCTTGTGGCTGTGGCGGTGCAGCTGCTGATGGTGGCCGTGCGCGGGCGGTTCGTGGTGGAGAAGAGCAGCGTGCGGGTGCTCGCGCCGGAGCACATCCGGGGCCACCACGACGCGGCCATCGGCAACTTCGGCGTGCCCGATTACGGCGGCACGCTCACCGGCGTCGTCATCTACCCGGACAAGAAGGCCACGGGGTGCGACGAGTTCGATGCCAAGTTCAAGGCCAAGTCCCGCCGCCCGGTCATCCTCCTGCTTGACCGTGGAG ACTGCTACTTCGCGCTCAAGGCGTGGAACGCGcagcgcgcgggcgcggcggcggtgcTGATCGCGGACAGCGTGGACGAGCAGCTGCTGACGATGGACAGCCCCGAGGCGTCGGCGGGCACGGAGTACGTCGACAAGATCAACATCCCGTCGGCGCTGGTGAACCGCGCGTTCGGCGAGTCCCTGAAGAAGATGGCGCAGAAGGTGGCCTCCGGCAACGACGGCGCGGGCGAGGAGGTGATCGTGAAGCTGGACTGGCGGGAGTCAATGCCGCACCCGGACGAGCGCGTGGAGTACGAGCTGTGGACCAACAGCAACGACGAGTGCGGCCCCCGGTGCGACGAGCAGATGGCGTTCGTGCGCGGGTTCCGCGGCCACGCGCAGCTCCTGGAGCGCGGGGGGTACGCGCGCTTCACGCCGCACTACATCACCTGGTACTGCCCCGAGGCGTTCCGGCTGACGCAGCAGTGCCGGTCGCAGTGCATCAACCACGGCAGGTACTGCGCGCCGGACCCGGAGGGGGACTTCGGCGCGGGCTACGAGGGGAAAGACGTGGTGGTGGAGAACCTAAGGCAGCTCTGCGTGCACCGCGTCGCCAACGACACCGGCCGGCCCTGGGCGTGGTGGGACTACGTCATGGACTACAAGATCCGGTGctccatgaaggagaagaagtacACCAAGACCTGCGCTGAGGACGTCGTCACCGCGCTCG GTTTGGATCTCAAGAAGGTGCTGGAGTGCATGGGCGACCCCGAGGCCGACGCCGACAACGCCGTCCTGTCCAAGGAGCAGGAAGACCAG ATCGGTAGCGGGTCTCGAGGCGATGTCACCATCTTGCCCACCCTGGTCATCAACAATGTCCAGTACAGAG GGAAACTGGAGCGGACGGCAGTGCTCAGGGCCGTGTGCGCCGGCTTCAAGGAGGGGACCGAGCCCCGCGTCTGCCTCAGCCATG ATATCGAGACGAACGAGTGCCTGCACAGGAACGGCGGGTGCTGGCGCGACGAGGCCACCAACGTGACCGCCTGCCAGGACACGTACCGGGGCCGGGTGTGCGAGTGCCCTGTGGTGAACGGCGTCCGCTACGAGGGCGACGGCTACACTGACTGCAAAC CTATTGGGCCGGGCAGGTGCGCTCTGAACAACGGTGGGTGCTGGTCGGAGACGAGAGGGCAACAGACCTTCTCTGCCTGCACG GAGACCGCGCTGACCGGGTGCCGGTGCCCGTCGGGGTTCCATGGCGATGGCCACAAATGTGAAG ACCTGGACGAGTGCAGGGAGAAGCTGGCGTGCACATGCCCGGACTGCCAGTGCAAGAACACGTGGGGTAACTATGAGTGCAAGTGCAAGGGCAACCAGCTCTACATCCGCGGCGAGGACGTCTGCATAG CTAACAACATGTCGAAGCTCGGCTGGTTCATCACCATCGCGGCCGTGGCGTGCGTGGTAGGCATAGGGGTCGCCGGCTACGTCTTCTACAAGTACAGGCTCAGG TCGTACATGGACTCGGAGATCATGTCCATCATGTCCCAGTACATGCCGCTGGACAGCCAGAACAACGAGAACCAGCCTCTACGGCAGCACGACTCGGAAGCTCTGAG GCACTGA
- the LOC136526690 gene encoding vegetative cell wall protein gp1-like — MDTPAVSSAAPSPAIPPVPTASTAPPATAGVLVVPPSQSLPTTVAPRRVLTPEEVTTSIVNLSHGVKELQDMMKAFLSGQYVVPPPQPSHPPPPPLPLPSSVSMPQITYPYGMPTDSMPSPSTSVQPSVSQVPIHMLQFPHSPSPILAWALGSSAAHHSMTAPLYSSAPPRSTIPQAPSTVAHGGPYAAGTLYGGVDRPLLHDTSASMVAYAAVPPGADQEGPYERPQ; from the coding sequence ATGGACACCCCCGCTGTCTCCTCCGCCGCGCCATCGCCGGCGATCCCGCCGGTGCCGACCGCCTCCACCGCGCCCCCTGCTACGGCGGGCGTTCTGGTGGTGCCGCCCTCCCAATCCTTGCCGACCACCGTCGCGCCGCGGCGGGTGTTAACGCCCGAGGAGGTGACGACCTCCATCGTCAATCTCAGCCATGGCGTGAAGGAGCTGCAGGACATGATGAAGGCGTTTCTGAGCGGCCAGTACGTGGTTCCACCACCGCAGCCGTCacatcctcctcctccgccgctgcCGTTGCCCTCATCCGTCTCGATGCCACAAATCACCTACCCCTACGGGATGCCTACGGACTCCATGCCGTCGCCGTCGACTTCCGTTCAGCCATCGGTGTCCCAGGTCCCGATCCATATGCTGCAATTTCCGCACTCGCCGTCGCCAATTCTGGCTTGGGCCCTTGGATCCTCGGCGGCGCACCACTCCATGACCGCGCCGCTATACTCCTCAGCGCCGCCTCGGTCCACCATCCCTCAGGCTCCATCGACGGTCGCCCATGGGGGACCCTATGCAGCAGGGACCCTGTACGGCGGCGTGGACAGGCCGCTGCTCCACGACACCAGCGCCTCCATGGTGGCCTACGCGGCCGTGCCACCTGGGGCCGACCAGGAGGGTCCCTATGAGCGCCCTCAGTAG